A single region of the Acidobacteriota bacterium genome encodes:
- a CDS encoding TAT-variant-translocated molybdopterin oxidoreductase: MSAGNGHRPPRTYWRSLEQVRGDSRAAEFLHREFPPDASEAPAELLEDGMSRRTVLAMLGSTASLAGLTGCEVIRRPVEHIVPYVDAPEGMVPGIPLAYATTMPFGNRALGLIAESHDGRPTKVEGNELHPSSGGASSVWAQSSILDLYDPDRSKTVRFGDQASSWEEFVAAWTEGDLAPAADGSGLAVLAEPSSSPTLLRLKSALLERYPQARWVTWQPVSDENADRGIESEAGAHYHALFHLERARVLLSLDSDLLSTEGDSVRNLRGYAKSRRAGGNGSRKMLRHYAVDGVHSLTAANADHRLRVQSGRVAAFVGRLGHALAAQGIDLPLEGGAAAADIDDDWVEAVARDLLDHRGSGLIVAGDRQPAEVHAAVYALNSVLGNVGATVTYHQTPDSGTSSDADLAALVAAMNEGAVDRLLVLGANPAYSAPADLGFAAALEHTGNSGAVIHVGAYRDETSRFARWHIPLAHYLESWGDARTTDGTASVVQPLIEPLWGARSALEVLGLAALGEARDGRDLVRETWSELLGLPLDDGAEAEAPAPAEEAAEAEPEDGSEEAEAPPVDPMSLPFPVALSGFEVAWRRVLHDGVQEGSALPAAELATVAPEDCAAAVQAAGDAAGPVAAGEELEVVFRSSPALYDGRFANNGWLQELPDPITKLTWDNAALVSPATADALGLENEDLVTVTCGERELELPVWQVPGQADHTVTIDLGYGRDFGGRIASTANDEDHTPGANAYLLRTSSALHFGRCALRASGGSYALAQTQDHHSLEGRPIVKEADLDYFEEHPDFATAHSEKPHENSMWDEWTYEDSPQWGMTIDLNACVGCNACVVACQSENNVPIVGKEQVMEGREMHWLRIDRYFSDEGESAGMLRELVRDLPAEPQTSFQPVPCMQCENAPCEQVCPVAATVHDSEGLNAMVYNRCIGTRYCSNNCPYKVRRFNYFNFTKDTPEVMKLGKNPDVTIRSRGVMEKCTYCVQRISRAKVDAKQDGRPLADGDVVTACQQACPADAIRFGDITDAASRVSEAKASPRNYNLLDDLHTKPRTTYLAKLRHPNRDITPAPPPAEDHGGEDSPGHGEDAH, translated from the coding sequence ATGAGCGCGGGCAACGGCCACCGGCCGCCCAGGACCTACTGGCGGAGCCTCGAACAGGTCCGGGGCGATTCCCGGGCGGCCGAGTTCCTCCACCGCGAGTTCCCACCGGACGCCTCCGAGGCGCCGGCGGAGTTGCTCGAGGACGGAATGAGTCGACGCACCGTGCTGGCAATGCTGGGCTCGACCGCCTCTCTGGCCGGCCTGACCGGCTGCGAAGTCATCCGCCGTCCGGTGGAGCACATCGTTCCCTACGTCGACGCGCCGGAAGGCATGGTTCCCGGCATACCGCTGGCCTACGCCACCACGATGCCGTTCGGCAACCGCGCCCTCGGGCTCATCGCAGAGAGCCACGATGGCCGTCCGACGAAGGTCGAGGGCAACGAACTCCACCCGTCTTCGGGCGGCGCCTCGAGCGTCTGGGCGCAGTCCTCGATCCTCGACCTCTATGACCCGGACCGCTCCAAGACGGTGCGATTCGGTGACCAGGCGTCCTCCTGGGAAGAGTTCGTTGCCGCCTGGACCGAGGGCGACCTCGCCCCCGCCGCGGACGGTTCCGGATTGGCTGTTCTGGCCGAACCGTCTTCGTCGCCCACCCTGCTGCGCCTCAAGTCGGCGCTTCTCGAACGCTACCCCCAGGCGCGCTGGGTGACCTGGCAACCGGTCAGCGACGAGAACGCCGACCGGGGTATCGAGTCGGAGGCCGGCGCGCACTACCACGCCCTCTTCCACCTGGAACGGGCACGGGTCCTGCTCTCCCTGGATTCCGACCTCCTGAGCACCGAGGGCGACAGCGTCCGCAACCTGCGGGGCTACGCCAAGTCCCGGCGGGCGGGCGGCAACGGCTCGCGGAAGATGCTCCGGCACTACGCCGTCGACGGCGTCCACTCGCTCACGGCGGCCAACGCGGACCACCGGCTGCGGGTGCAGAGCGGTCGCGTCGCGGCCTTCGTGGGCCGGTTGGGACACGCCCTCGCGGCGCAGGGCATCGACCTGCCGCTCGAGGGCGGCGCAGCGGCCGCGGACATCGACGACGATTGGGTGGAGGCGGTCGCCAGGGACCTGCTCGATCACCGCGGCTCGGGCCTGATCGTCGCGGGCGACCGCCAGCCGGCGGAGGTCCACGCGGCGGTCTACGCACTGAACTCGGTGCTCGGCAATGTGGGCGCGACCGTGACCTACCACCAGACGCCGGACAGCGGCACGTCGAGTGACGCCGACCTGGCCGCGTTGGTCGCGGCGATGAACGAAGGCGCCGTCGACCGGCTGCTGGTTCTGGGAGCGAACCCGGCCTACAGCGCGCCCGCCGACCTCGGTTTCGCCGCCGCCCTCGAACACACCGGGAACAGCGGCGCGGTCATCCACGTCGGCGCCTACCGCGACGAAACCAGCCGGTTCGCCCGCTGGCACATCCCTCTGGCCCACTACCTGGAGAGCTGGGGAGACGCGCGCACCACCGACGGCACGGCCAGCGTGGTGCAGCCCCTGATCGAGCCCCTCTGGGGAGCCAGGAGCGCCCTTGAGGTGCTCGGGCTCGCCGCACTGGGCGAGGCACGGGACGGCCGCGATCTGGTCCGCGAGACCTGGTCCGAGCTGCTCGGGCTGCCACTCGATGATGGTGCCGAAGCGGAAGCACCGGCGCCCGCCGAAGAAGCCGCGGAGGCCGAGCCGGAGGACGGCAGCGAGGAGGCCGAGGCCCCACCCGTCGATCCCATGTCGCTGCCGTTTCCCGTCGCGCTCTCCGGGTTCGAAGTCGCGTGGCGCCGGGTGCTTCACGATGGTGTGCAGGAGGGCAGCGCTCTACCTGCCGCGGAGCTGGCCACGGTCGCGCCGGAGGACTGCGCCGCAGCCGTTCAGGCCGCCGGCGACGCGGCCGGCCCGGTCGCTGCCGGCGAGGAGCTGGAGGTCGTCTTCCGTAGCTCGCCCGCTCTCTACGACGGGCGCTTCGCGAACAACGGGTGGCTCCAGGAGCTCCCGGATCCGATCACCAAGCTGACCTGGGACAACGCCGCGCTCGTCAGCCCGGCCACCGCCGACGCCCTCGGGCTGGAGAACGAGGACCTGGTCACGGTCACCTGCGGCGAGCGGGAGCTCGAACTGCCGGTGTGGCAGGTGCCCGGCCAGGCCGACCACACCGTGACGATCGATCTCGGCTACGGCCGGGACTTCGGCGGCCGGATCGCCAGCACAGCCAACGACGAAGACCACACTCCCGGCGCGAACGCGTATCTGCTGCGCACCTCGAGCGCGCTCCACTTCGGTCGCTGCGCGCTGCGGGCCAGCGGCGGCAGCTACGCCCTGGCACAGACCCAGGACCACCACTCGCTGGAGGGCCGGCCGATCGTCAAGGAAGCGGATCTCGACTACTTCGAAGAGCACCCTGACTTCGCCACCGCCCACAGCGAGAAGCCGCACGAGAACTCGATGTGGGACGAGTGGACATACGAGGATTCTCCCCAGTGGGGCATGACGATCGACCTGAACGCCTGCGTCGGCTGCAACGCCTGCGTCGTCGCCTGCCAGAGCGAGAACAACGTGCCGATCGTCGGCAAGGAGCAGGTGATGGAAGGCCGGGAGATGCACTGGCTGCGCATCGACCGCTACTTCTCCGACGAGGGAGAATCCGCCGGCATGCTCCGGGAGCTCGTCCGCGACCTCCCCGCCGAACCGCAGACGAGCTTCCAGCCGGTGCCCTGCATGCAGTGCGAGAACGCACCCTGCGAACAGGTCTGCCCGGTCGCCGCCACGGTGCACGACAGCGAAGGCCTCAACGCGATGGTCTACAACCGCTGCATCGGCACCCGCTACTGCTCGAACAACTGCCCCTACAAGGTCCGGCGCTTCAACTACTTCAACTTCACCAAGGACACACCCGAGGTGATGAAGCTGGGCAAGAACCCGGACGTGACGATCCGCTCGCGGGGCGTCATGGAGAAGTGCACCTACTGCGTGCAGCGGATCAGCCGCGCGAAGGTCGACGCCAAGCAGGACGGTCGGCCCCTCGCCGACGGCGACGTGGTCACCGCCTGCCAGCAGGCGTGTCCGGCCGACGCGATCCGCTTCGGCGACATCACGGACGCGGCAAGCCGGGTCAGCGAGGCGAAGGCCAGCCCCCGCAACTACAACCTGCTCGACGACCTGCACACGAAGCCGCGCACCACCTACCTGGCGAAGCTCCGCCATCCCAACCGGGACATCACTCCGGCGCCGCCGCCGGCTGAGGATCACGGCGGCGAGGACAGCCCCGGACACGGCGAGGACGCCCACTGA
- a CDS encoding cytochrome c3 family protein — translation MAQIFPKWTLKVPLYLAAAMPVAGAAAVGAVWYYGSPEYTDVGYRPAQPVPYSHALHVGELGLDCRYCHASVEESAVSNIPPTQVCMNCHHVATRESELLEPIRKSAEQGRPMRWVRIHNLPDYAFFDHSVHVGAGVGCRTCHGPVHEMEVVYQAEPLSMSWCLDCHRDPGPNLRPLDAVTDMEWIPTGDHAAFAEQAIAQRGLAPPEDCTGCHR, via the coding sequence TTGGCACAGATCTTCCCCAAGTGGACGCTAAAGGTCCCCCTGTATCTGGCGGCCGCGATGCCGGTCGCCGGCGCAGCGGCGGTGGGCGCCGTCTGGTACTACGGTTCCCCCGAGTACACCGACGTCGGCTACCGGCCGGCGCAGCCGGTCCCCTACAGCCACGCCCTCCATGTCGGCGAACTCGGCCTCGACTGCCGCTACTGCCACGCCTCCGTCGAAGAGTCGGCGGTGTCGAACATTCCCCCCACCCAGGTGTGCATGAACTGCCACCACGTCGCAACGCGCGAGAGCGAACTCCTCGAACCGATCCGCAAGAGCGCGGAGCAGGGCCGACCGATGCGTTGGGTGCGGATCCACAACCTGCCGGACTACGCCTTCTTCGATCACAGCGTCCACGTCGGCGCCGGCGTCGGCTGCCGGACCTGTCACGGCCCGGTCCATGAGATGGAGGTCGTGTATCAGGCCGAACCGCTGAGCATGAGCTGGTGCCTCGACTGTCATCGCGACCCGGGCCCCAATCTCCGACCACTCGACGCCGTCACCGACATGGAGTGGATACCGACCGGCGATCACGCTGCCTTCGCCGAGCAGGCGATCGCGCAACGTGGTCTTGCACCGCCCGAGGACTGCACGGGGTGCCACCGATGA
- a CDS encoding SCO family protein, producing the protein MSEEGSRGAEGEAAPPRRRLLNPWFLAAFAGVVLIPALRPLLRFEPDPPPVAGQLPEWRLVDQNGEAFGSADLAGDVYVASFLFTRCPNVCPRMTASLRQLELRYREEGVRGVRLVSFSVDPAYDSPERLREYGRSRGFDDERWSLVTGSEQEVRSLVEDGFGQPMGENLILWDGAVDVAHSTRLVLVDQGGRIRGDYGSDRVGLDEVFHRARQVLAE; encoded by the coding sequence GTGTCCGAAGAGGGTTCCAGGGGGGCGGAAGGGGAGGCAGCACCGCCCCGTCGCCGGCTCCTGAATCCCTGGTTTCTGGCGGCCTTCGCCGGTGTCGTGCTGATTCCGGCGCTGCGGCCACTGCTCCGCTTCGAGCCGGATCCGCCGCCGGTTGCGGGTCAGTTGCCCGAGTGGCGGCTGGTGGACCAGAACGGCGAGGCCTTCGGCAGCGCCGACCTCGCCGGCGACGTTTACGTCGCCTCCTTCCTGTTCACCCGCTGTCCGAATGTCTGTCCCCGGATGACCGCGTCGCTGCGCCAGTTGGAGCTGCGGTATCGGGAGGAGGGCGTCCGGGGTGTCCGTCTCGTGAGCTTCTCGGTCGATCCCGCGTACGACTCTCCCGAGCGACTACGGGAGTACGGCCGGAGTCGCGGGTTCGACGACGAGCGGTGGAGTCTCGTGACCGGGAGTGAGCAGGAGGTGCGGTCGTTGGTCGAGGATGGATTTGGGCAACCGATGGGTGAAAACCTGATCCTGTGGGACGGCGCGGTCGACGTCGCACATTCGACGCGCCTGGTCCTGGTCGACCAGGGCGGCCGCATCCGTGGCGACTATGGTTCGGACCGGGTTGGCCTGGACGAGGTCTTCCACCGCGCCCGGCAGGTGCTGGCGGAGTAG